One window from the genome of Treponema sp. OMZ 838 encodes:
- a CDS encoding metallophosphoesterase, which produces MKIVVTADIHANMEALNAVLDSVNGQYDGFISLGDMVGYGPDPEACIQRVKRLKKHIRPCILLTGNHEEGLLKRLPSGWFGENARRSLKKTAQLISWKSRFFLAGLRPLYFLSEKTLLVHGSPLEPVTEYLHGGQETAVSLRYLCAEGFKLCFCGHTHQAAVFYIDRGCYDALYPEPEQTVTLDKDCCIINPGSVGFPRVLDAAAGRAAELADKTHFPAYFALWDTTARTITFKAVYYDVRPTNEKISQRLGTALL; this is translated from the coding sequence ATGAAAATAGTGGTAACGGCAGATATCCATGCAAACATGGAAGCACTCAACGCTGTACTGGATTCCGTCAATGGACAGTACGACGGCTTTATCTCGCTTGGCGATATGGTCGGCTACGGTCCCGATCCTGAGGCCTGCATTCAGCGAGTAAAAAGATTAAAAAAACATATCCGTCCGTGCATTCTTCTGACAGGTAATCACGAAGAAGGATTGCTTAAAAGGCTTCCGTCCGGCTGGTTCGGCGAGAACGCCCGCCGCTCTCTAAAAAAAACCGCACAGCTTATTTCATGGAAAAGCCGATTCTTTTTGGCAGGCTTGCGTCCTCTCTATTTTTTATCCGAAAAGACACTGCTTGTACACGGCTCTCCGTTGGAACCCGTCACCGAATATCTGCACGGCGGGCAAGAAACAGCCGTATCGCTCCGGTACCTGTGTGCAGAAGGTTTTAAACTCTGCTTTTGCGGACACACGCACCAAGCTGCCGTTTTCTACATCGATCGGGGATGCTACGATGCGTTATACCCCGAACCGGAGCAAACGGTAACACTCGATAAAGATTGCTGTATCATCAATCCGGGCAGCGTAGGCTTTCCGCGCGTATTAGACGCAGCAGCGGGCAGGGCGGCGGAGCTTGCCGATAAAACGCATTTCCCTGCATATTTCGCACTGTGGGATACTACAGCCCGCACAATCACCTTTAAAGCGGTATATTATGATGTCCGACCTACCAATGAAAAAATAAGCCAACGGCTGGGAACGGCTCTATTGTAA
- the nth gene encoding endonuclease III produces the protein MRLLPADAVYTVYERLRQENPNPRSELHWKNVYTLLVAVVLSAQATDVGVNKATAPLFEKVDTPEQMLELGEEGLKSYINSINLYPTKAKRIIALSKILIDQYHSEVPHDRTALESLPGVGRKTANVVLNVGFGEPAIAVDTHILRTAPRIGLSQGTTPLEVEQDLLRVTPEEFLLDAHHWILLHGRYVCKARNPDCAGCNLNDICLKNGVGD, from the coding sequence ACGGCTGCGGCAGGAAAATCCCAACCCGCGGAGCGAGCTGCATTGGAAAAATGTCTATACATTGCTGGTTGCCGTGGTGCTTTCGGCGCAGGCAACCGATGTTGGGGTAAATAAGGCAACCGCACCTCTTTTTGAAAAGGTTGATACGCCGGAGCAAATGCTTGAACTTGGCGAAGAGGGACTGAAAAGCTATATCAATTCCATCAATTTATACCCGACAAAGGCAAAGCGGATTATCGCGCTCAGTAAGATTTTGATAGACCAATATCATTCGGAGGTACCGCATGACCGTACCGCATTGGAAAGCCTTCCGGGGGTCGGGCGGAAAACAGCTAATGTTGTGCTGAATGTAGGATTCGGCGAGCCTGCAATAGCGGTCGATACACATATTCTGCGTACAGCTCCGCGTATTGGGCTGTCGCAGGGGACAACTCCGCTTGAAGTTGAGCAGGATTTACTGCGCGTAACGCCCGAAGAATTTTTGCTGGACGCTCATCATTGGATACTGTTGCACGGCAGATATGTCTGTAAAGCGCGAAATCCTGATTGTGCCGGATGTAATCTTAATGATATATGCTTAAAAAATGGGGTAGGGGACTAG
- a CDS encoding hemerythrin domain-containing protein — translation MDMDLYITKHRVMQDYLRQLTNLVNGTIDKANAPLIAELINKTTGVLNMHLASEDHFVYPKLLESSDEKIRSITRSYMNEMAGIADSYLAFHKKFNTPSKILADIDEFKRTFKKVRDALLRRMEREEKELYTLTV, via the coding sequence ATGGACATGGATTTATACATAACAAAGCATCGGGTCATGCAAGATTACCTTCGCCAGCTAACCAACCTTGTAAACGGTACTATAGACAAGGCAAATGCTCCATTAATTGCAGAGCTTATTAATAAAACAACGGGTGTATTGAATATGCACCTTGCCTCCGAGGATCATTTTGTTTATCCGAAATTATTGGAGAGCAGCGATGAGAAAATTCGATCGATTACCCGATCATATATGAATGAAATGGCCGGCATAGCGGATTCGTATCTCGCCTTTCATAAAAAATTCAACACGCCGTCAAAAATACTTGCGGATATCGATGAATTTAAGCGGACTTTCAAAAAAGTTCGGGATGCATTATTGAGGCGTATGGAACGCGAAGAAAAAGAACTGTATACGCTTACTGTTTAA